Proteins co-encoded in one Populus trichocarpa isolate Nisqually-1 chromosome 10, P.trichocarpa_v4.1, whole genome shotgun sequence genomic window:
- the LOC18102269 gene encoding translocase of chloroplast 159, chloroplastic isoform X1: MASKIHVPVSTTQGTPPSLPSPTGFLPIRAPITVDDFQSDGYKTDTSDSDIGSSRSGTGSNIDNGFVSGEEEFDSASERPFLGDPDEENSEEDDFGGMYRVSRPFVADPDEEISVLEEVEEEESGVTDEFIPVVGLDSANSNGIRPIAQLSMDDDEFDKVTGDEGMVSEVDDGSFSGVVKVPSFGAQEIVDVAPLVKVLDIEEDKEDGLLVQSNSSSDDNKSRLSTERDFGADSCVLGPKDAVVTNGSANDSGSVKLVEDNGHVVTVTQPTNLWVNGDSPENSEGDKMEDVRESNTNSSGIKDEANRDSETIGGQKGLLSPENFEGDKMEDVRESNTNSSGIKDEANRDSETIGGQKGLLSPENFEGDKMEDVRESNTNSSGIKDEANRDSETIGGQKGLLSDDDIEELIFGGSGTTKLIMNELEQNSAFSSPPGIEAYHDHPQTIDGEITMDSDEDTDSDEEADEVREPVGKQLFDSAAFAALLKAATGAELDGGRIALSSVDGSGLFSLENPAGSGFQFRTRRHAPPPDMVKRTLSEEEKKILEKIQHIRVKFLRLVQRLGQSPEDSIVESVLHRLDPDEGRRVSREFSLETAKSMAMQLEAEGKDDLNFSLNILVLGKTGVGKSATINSIFGEKRVEINAFAPATTRVNEIVGTVDGVKIRIIDTPGLRSSVKEEATNRKILASVKKLINKFPPDVVLYVDRLDTHDRDRNDLLLLSSLSRTLTSSIWKNAIVTLTHATSPPPDGPSGSSLAFEVYVAQRSHVIQQAISQAVGDSYLMHPSMKHPVSLVENHSLCQKNENGENVLPNGQSWRPQLLLLCYSLKVLSEASSISKPQDLIDHKKPFGLRLRSLPLPHLVSSLLHSRPHLKLPTDLGDEDIDSDMDLVDLPDSDAEDEDEYDQLPPFKPLRKSQVQKLSKEQKKAYFEEYDYRVKLLLKKQWRDNLKRLKEIKKRGKDCSNDIGEDVDQEDEGPAPVPVPLPDFVLPQSFDSDNPSYRYRALEPASQFLVRPVLDAQGWDHDCGYDGVNIESNLAIAGQFPGAFTVQITKDKKDFNIQLDSSICAKHGENGSTMVGFDIQTIGRQLAYILRSETKLKKFKMNKSSAGISVTLLGENVVTGFKIEDQIAVGKRLALVGNAGTVRSGNDTAYGANFEVRLKSKDFPIEQDQSTLGLSLMKWRGDLGLMAHLQSQFSIGRNSKMAVHVGMNNKRSGQISIKTSSSELQAALIGIVPIAVSILQSIYPGSNAGCTNILDH; encoded by the exons ATGGCCTCAAAGATCCACGTCCCTGTTTCCACAACACAAGGAACCCCACCTTCACTACCATCACCTACAGGTTTTCTCCCTATCCGAGCTCCTATAACTGTTGATGATTTTCAATCAGATGGTTATAAAACTGACACCTCTGATAGCGACATTGGTAGTAGTCGTAGTGGTACTGGTAGTAATATTGATAATGGGTTTGTGAGTGGTGAAGAAGAGTTTGATTCTGCATCCGAGAGGCCTTTTTTGGGCGACCCAGATGAGGAAAACAGTGAAGAGGATGATTTTGGTGGCATGTATCGGGTTTCTAGGCCTTTTGTGGCTGACCCAGATGAAGAAATTTCAGTTCTTGAGGaggtagaggaggaggagagtggTGTAACTGATGAATTTATCCCTGTTGTTGGGTTGGACAGTGCGAATTCGAATGGAATTAGGCCTATTGCTCAGTTGTCAATGGATGATGATGAATTTGATAAGGTGACTGGTGATGAGGGAATGGTGAGTGAAGTGGACGATGGAAGCTTTTCAGGTGTTGTCAAAGTTCCTAGTTTTGGGGCTCAAGAGATTGTGGATGTTGCACCTCTAGTTAAGGTGCTGGATattgaagaagataaagaagATGGGTTATTGGTTCAGAGTAATTCTTCTTCTGATGACAACAAATCTAGGCTGTCAACGGAGAGGGATTTTGGAGCTGATAGTTGTGTTTTGGGTCCTAAAGATGCGGTTGTGACAAATGGTTCTGCTAATGACTCTGGTTCGGTGAAATTGGTCGAGGACAATGGTCATGTTGTAACAGTTACTCAGCCCACGAACTTGTGGGTGAATGGTGATTCTCCTGAAAACTCCGAAGGTGATAAAATGGAAGATGTGCGAGAAAGCAATACAAATTCCTCTGGTATCAAAGATGAAGCAAACCGTGATTCAGAAACAATAGGAGGACAAAAAGGCTTACTTTCTCCTGAAAACTTCGAAGGTGATAAAATGGAAGATGTGCGAGAAAGCAATACAAATTCCTCTGGTATCAAAGATGAAGCAAACCGTGATTCAGAAACAATAGGAGGACAAAAAGGCTTACTTTCTCCTGAAAACTTCGAAG GTGATAAAATGGAAGATGTGCGAGAAAGCAATACAAATTCCTCTGGTATCAAAGATGAAGCAAACCGTGATTCAGAAACAATAGGAGGACAAAAAGGCTTACTTTCTGATGATGACATTGAAGAGTTAATTTTTGGTGGCTCTGGAACAACCAAGCTCATCATGAATGAATTAGAGCAAAATTCAGCCTTCTCTTCCCCCCCAGGTATTGAAGCTTATCATGATCATCCGCAGACGATAGATGGAGAGATTACTATGGACTCAGATGAAGATACAGACTCAGATGAAGAAGCAGACGAAGTTAGAGAGCCAGTAGGAAAACAGTTATTTGATTCTGCTGCATTTGCTGCTCTTTTAAAAGCAGCAACTGGTGCTGAATTGGATGGAGGCAGAATAGCACTAAGCTCTGTTGATGGTTCTGGAttattttctcttgaaaatcCTGCTGGTTCAGGTTTCCAGTTTCGCACAAGGAGACATGCTCCCCCACCAGATATGGTAAAGCGTACTTTaagtgaagaagaaaagaagattttagAGAAGATACAGCACATAAGGGTGAAGTTCTTGAGGCTTGTCCAGCGACTAGGACAGTCTCCTGAAGATTCTATAGTTGAATCAGTGCTACATCGGCTGGACCCAGATGAAGGGAGACGTGTTAGTCGAGAGTTTAGCCTTGAAACTGCTAAGAGTATGGCCATGCAGCTTGAAGCAGAGGGCAAAGATGATTTAAACTTCTCTTTGAACATTTTGGTTCTCGGGAAAACTGGAGTGGGGAAGAGTGCCACCATTAATTCTATTTTTGGTGAGAAGAGAGTTGAGATCAATGCGTTTGCACCTGCCACAACTAGGGTTAATGAGATTGTTGGAACAGTTGATGGAGTTAAAATCAGAATCATCGACACACCAGGTCTCAGGTCCTCTGTAAAGGAAGAGGCTACCAACCGGAAAATACTAGCATCTGTAAAAAAGCTGATTAACAAGTTTCCTCCAGATGTTGTCCTCTATGTTGACCGGTTAGACACCCATGATAGAGATCGCAATGATTTGCTGTTGTTAAGTTCGCTTTCCAGAACTCTAACTTCATCAATATGGAAAAATGCAATTGTCACTCTGACGCATGCCACTTCTCCTCCTCCTGATGGACCATCTGGGTCATCCCTAGCTTTTGAGGTGTATGTTGCTCAACGATCTCATGTTATCCAGCAAGCAATCAGCCAAGCAGTTGGTGATTCGTACCTGATGCATCCGAGTATGAAGCATCCGGTGTCTCTTGTTGAGAATCATTCTTTGTGCCAGAAGAACGAGAACGGAGAAAATGTCCTCCCAAATGGACAAAGCTGGAGACCCCAATTATTACTGCTGTGTTACTCACTGAAGGTTTTGTCTGAAGCAAGTTCTATATCCAAGCCTCAAGATCTTATTGACCACAAGAAGCCTTTTGGTTTACGGCTCCGCTCTTTACCTCTACCCCACCTCGTGTCTTCTCTGTTGCATTCTCGCCCTCATCTAAAACTCCCTACTGATCTGGGTGATGAGGACATTGATTCAGACATGGACTTGGTTGACCTCCCTGATTCGGATGCAGAAGATGAGGATGAATATGACCAGCTTCCACCATTCAAGCCTTTGAGGAAATCTCAGGTTCAGAAGCTCAGCAAAGAGCAAAAGAAAGCTTATTTTGAGGAGTATGATTATCGGGTGAAACTCCTTCTAAAGAAGCAGTGGAGAGACAATTTGAAAAGGCTGAAGGAGATAAAGAAGAGAGGCAAAGATTGCAGTAATGACATTGGGGAAGATGTGGACCAGGAAGATGAAGGTCCAGCACCAGTGCCTGTGCCTCTGCCTGACTTTGTCCTCCCACAATCGTTTGACAGTGACAATCCTTCATACAGGTACCGAGCTTTGGAGCCTGCATCACAGTTTCTTGTCAGGCCAGTTTTGGATGCCCAGGGCTGGGATCATGATTGCGGATATGATGGTGTTAACATCGAAAGTAATCTTGCTATTGCTGGTCAGTTTCCTGGTGCATTTACGGTTCAAATCACAAAAGATAAGAAAGACTTCAATATCCAATTAGATTCTTCAATTTGCGCTAAGCATGGAGAAAATGGATCAACTATGGTGGGATTCGACATCCAGACTATTGGAAGGCAGCTTGCTTATATCTTGCGAAGTGAGACCAAACTCAAAAAGTTTAAGATGAACAAATCATCAGCCGGGATATCTGTTACTCTACTAGGTGAAAATGTAGTCACTGGATTCAAGATTGAGGATCAGATTGCAGTTGGAAAGCGCTTGGCTTTGGTGGGAAATGCTGGCACTGTGAGATCAGGTAACGATACTGCCTATGGAGCCAACTTTGAAGTGCGGCTCAAGAGTAAAGATTTTCCTATAGAGCAGGACCAATCCACATTAGGTCTGTCCTTGATGAAGTGGAGGGGTGATTTAGGTCTGATGGCCCATTTACAGTCTCAATTCTCCATTGGTCGGAATTCCAAAATGGCTGTCCATGTTGGAATGAACAATAAGCGAAGTGGCCAGATCTCCATCAAGACGAGCAGCTCGGAACTGCAAGCTGCACTTATTGGTATTGTGCCAATTGCAGTGTCCATCCTTCAGAGTATTTATCCTGGTTCTAATGCAGGATGCACAAATATACTAGATCATTGA
- the LOC18102269 gene encoding translocase of chloroplast 159, chloroplastic isoform X3, translating into MASKIHVPVSTTQGTPPSLPSPTGFLPIRAPITVDDFQSDGYKTDTSDSDIGSSRSGTGSNIDNGFVSGEEEFDSASERPFLGDPDEENSEEDDFGGMYRVSRPFVADPDEEISVLEEVEEEESGVTDEFIPVVGLDSANSNGIRPIAQLSMDDDEFDKVTGDEGMVSEVDDGSFSGVVKVPSFGAQEIVDVAPLVKVLDIEEDKEDGLLVQSNSSSDDNKSRLSTERDFGADSCVLGPKDAVVTNGSANDSGSVKLVEDNGHVVTVTQPTNLWVNGDSPENSEGDKMEEVRESNTNSSGIKDEANRDSETIGGQKGLLSSENFEGDKMEDVRESNTNSSGIKDEANRDSETIGGQKGLLSDDDIEELIFGGSGTTKLIMNELEQNSAFSSPPGIEAYHDHPQTIDGEITMDSDEDTDSDEEADEVREPVGKQLFDSAAFAALLKAATGAELDGGRIALSSVDGSGLFSLENPAGSGFQFRTRRHAPPPDMVKRTLSEEEKKILEKIQHIRVKFLRLVQRLGQSPEDSIVESVLHRLDPDEGRRVSREFSLETAKSMAMQLEAEGKDDLNFSLNILVLGKTGVGKSATINSIFGEKRVEINAFAPATTRVNEIVGTVDGVKIRIIDTPGLRSSVKEEATNRKILASVKKLINKFPPDVVLYVDRLDTHDRDRNDLLLLSSLSRTLTSSIWKNAIVTLTHATSPPPDGPSGSSLAFEVYVAQRSHVIQQAISQAVGDSYLMHPSMKHPVSLVENHSLCQKNENGENVLPNGQSWRPQLLLLCYSLKVLSEASSISKPQDLIDHKKPFGLRLRSLPLPHLVSSLLHSRPHLKLPTDLGDEDIDSDMDLVDLPDSDAEDEDEYDQLPPFKPLRKSQVQKLSKEQKKAYFEEYDYRVKLLLKKQWRDNLKRLKEIKKRGKDCSNDIGEDVDQEDEGPAPVPVPLPDFVLPQSFDSDNPSYRYRALEPASQFLVRPVLDAQGWDHDCGYDGVNIESNLAIAGQFPGAFTVQITKDKKDFNIQLDSSICAKHGENGSTMVGFDIQTIGRQLAYILRSETKLKKFKMNKSSAGISVTLLGENVVTGFKIEDQIAVGKRLALVGNAGTVRSGNDTAYGANFEVRLKSKDFPIEQDQSTLGLSLMKWRGDLGLMAHLQSQFSIGRNSKMAVHVGMNNKRSGQISIKTSSSELQAALIGIVPIAVSILQSIYPGSNAGCTNILDH; encoded by the exons ATGGCCTCAAAGATCCACGTCCCTGTTTCCACAACACAAGGAACCCCACCTTCACTACCATCACCTACAGGTTTTCTCCCTATCCGAGCTCCTATAACTGTTGATGATTTTCAATCAGATGGTTATAAAACTGACACCTCTGATAGCGACATTGGTAGTAGTCGTAGTGGTACTGGTAGTAATATTGATAATGGGTTTGTGAGTGGTGAAGAAGAGTTTGATTCTGCATCCGAGAGGCCTTTTTTGGGCGACCCAGATGAGGAAAACAGTGAAGAGGATGATTTTGGTGGCATGTATCGGGTTTCTAGGCCTTTTGTGGCTGACCCAGATGAAGAAATTTCAGTTCTTGAGGaggtagaggaggaggagagtggTGTAACTGATGAATTTATCCCTGTTGTTGGGTTGGACAGTGCGAATTCGAATGGAATTAGGCCTATTGCTCAGTTGTCAATGGATGATGATGAATTTGATAAGGTGACTGGTGATGAGGGAATGGTGAGTGAAGTGGACGATGGAAGCTTTTCAGGTGTTGTCAAAGTTCCTAGTTTTGGGGCTCAAGAGATTGTGGATGTTGCACCTCTAGTTAAGGTGCTGGATattgaagaagataaagaagATGGGTTATTGGTTCAGAGTAATTCTTCTTCTGATGACAACAAATCTAGGCTGTCAACGGAGAGGGATTTTGGAGCTGATAGTTGTGTTTTGGGTCCTAAAGATGCGGTTGTGACAAATGGTTCTGCTAATGACTCTGGTTCGGTGAAATTGGTCGAGGACAATGGTCATGTTGTAACAGTTACTCAGCCCACGAACTTGTGGGTGAATGGTGATTCTCCTGAAAACTCCGAAG GTGATAAAATGGAAGAAGTGCGAGAAAGCAATACAAATTCCTCTGGTATCAAAGATGAAGCAAACCGTGATTCAGAAACAATAGGAGGACAAAAAGGCTTGCTTTCTTCTGAAAACTTCGAAGGTGATAAAATGGAAGATGTGCGAGAAAGCAATACAAATTCCTCTGGTATCAAAGATGAAGCAAACCGTGATTCAGAAACAATAGGAGGACAAAAAGGCTTACTTTCTGATGATGACATTGAAGAGTTAATTTTTGGTGGCTCTGGAACAACCAAGCTCATCATGAATGAATTAGAGCAAAATTCAGCCTTCTCTTCCCCCCCAGGTATTGAAGCTTATCATGATCATCCGCAGACGATAGATGGAGAGATTACTATGGACTCAGATGAAGATACAGACTCAGATGAAGAAGCAGACGAAGTTAGAGAGCCAGTAGGAAAACAGTTATTTGATTCTGCTGCATTTGCTGCTCTTTTAAAAGCAGCAACTGGTGCTGAATTGGATGGAGGCAGAATAGCACTAAGCTCTGTTGATGGTTCTGGAttattttctcttgaaaatcCTGCTGGTTCAGGTTTCCAGTTTCGCACAAGGAGACATGCTCCCCCACCAGATATGGTAAAGCGTACTTTaagtgaagaagaaaagaagattttagAGAAGATACAGCACATAAGGGTGAAGTTCTTGAGGCTTGTCCAGCGACTAGGACAGTCTCCTGAAGATTCTATAGTTGAATCAGTGCTACATCGGCTGGACCCAGATGAAGGGAGACGTGTTAGTCGAGAGTTTAGCCTTGAAACTGCTAAGAGTATGGCCATGCAGCTTGAAGCAGAGGGCAAAGATGATTTAAACTTCTCTTTGAACATTTTGGTTCTCGGGAAAACTGGAGTGGGGAAGAGTGCCACCATTAATTCTATTTTTGGTGAGAAGAGAGTTGAGATCAATGCGTTTGCACCTGCCACAACTAGGGTTAATGAGATTGTTGGAACAGTTGATGGAGTTAAAATCAGAATCATCGACACACCAGGTCTCAGGTCCTCTGTAAAGGAAGAGGCTACCAACCGGAAAATACTAGCATCTGTAAAAAAGCTGATTAACAAGTTTCCTCCAGATGTTGTCCTCTATGTTGACCGGTTAGACACCCATGATAGAGATCGCAATGATTTGCTGTTGTTAAGTTCGCTTTCCAGAACTCTAACTTCATCAATATGGAAAAATGCAATTGTCACTCTGACGCATGCCACTTCTCCTCCTCCTGATGGACCATCTGGGTCATCCCTAGCTTTTGAGGTGTATGTTGCTCAACGATCTCATGTTATCCAGCAAGCAATCAGCCAAGCAGTTGGTGATTCGTACCTGATGCATCCGAGTATGAAGCATCCGGTGTCTCTTGTTGAGAATCATTCTTTGTGCCAGAAGAACGAGAACGGAGAAAATGTCCTCCCAAATGGACAAAGCTGGAGACCCCAATTATTACTGCTGTGTTACTCACTGAAGGTTTTGTCTGAAGCAAGTTCTATATCCAAGCCTCAAGATCTTATTGACCACAAGAAGCCTTTTGGTTTACGGCTCCGCTCTTTACCTCTACCCCACCTCGTGTCTTCTCTGTTGCATTCTCGCCCTCATCTAAAACTCCCTACTGATCTGGGTGATGAGGACATTGATTCAGACATGGACTTGGTTGACCTCCCTGATTCGGATGCAGAAGATGAGGATGAATATGACCAGCTTCCACCATTCAAGCCTTTGAGGAAATCTCAGGTTCAGAAGCTCAGCAAAGAGCAAAAGAAAGCTTATTTTGAGGAGTATGATTATCGGGTGAAACTCCTTCTAAAGAAGCAGTGGAGAGACAATTTGAAAAGGCTGAAGGAGATAAAGAAGAGAGGCAAAGATTGCAGTAATGACATTGGGGAAGATGTGGACCAGGAAGATGAAGGTCCAGCACCAGTGCCTGTGCCTCTGCCTGACTTTGTCCTCCCACAATCGTTTGACAGTGACAATCCTTCATACAGGTACCGAGCTTTGGAGCCTGCATCACAGTTTCTTGTCAGGCCAGTTTTGGATGCCCAGGGCTGGGATCATGATTGCGGATATGATGGTGTTAACATCGAAAGTAATCTTGCTATTGCTGGTCAGTTTCCTGGTGCATTTACGGTTCAAATCACAAAAGATAAGAAAGACTTCAATATCCAATTAGATTCTTCAATTTGCGCTAAGCATGGAGAAAATGGATCAACTATGGTGGGATTCGACATCCAGACTATTGGAAGGCAGCTTGCTTATATCTTGCGAAGTGAGACCAAACTCAAAAAGTTTAAGATGAACAAATCATCAGCCGGGATATCTGTTACTCTACTAGGTGAAAATGTAGTCACTGGATTCAAGATTGAGGATCAGATTGCAGTTGGAAAGCGCTTGGCTTTGGTGGGAAATGCTGGCACTGTGAGATCAGGTAACGATACTGCCTATGGAGCCAACTTTGAAGTGCGGCTCAAGAGTAAAGATTTTCCTATAGAGCAGGACCAATCCACATTAGGTCTGTCCTTGATGAAGTGGAGGGGTGATTTAGGTCTGATGGCCCATTTACAGTCTCAATTCTCCATTGGTCGGAATTCCAAAATGGCTGTCCATGTTGGAATGAACAATAAGCGAAGTGGCCAGATCTCCATCAAGACGAGCAGCTCGGAACTGCAAGCTGCACTTATTGGTATTGTGCCAATTGCAGTGTCCATCCTTCAGAGTATTTATCCTGGTTCTAATGCAGGATGCACAAATATACTAGATCATTGA
- the LOC18102269 gene encoding translocase of chloroplast 159, chloroplastic isoform X2 — MASKIHVPVSTTQGTPPSLPSPTGFLPIRAPITVDDFQSDGYKTDTSDSDIGSSRSGTGSNIDNGFVSGEEEFDSASERPFLGDPDEENSEEDDFGGMYRVSRPFVADPDEEISVLEEVEEEESGVTDEFIPVVGLDSANSNGIRPIAQLSMDDDEFDKVTGDEGMVSEVDDGSFSGVVKVPSFGAQEIVDVAPLVKVLDIEEDKEDGLLVQSNSSSDDNKSRLSTERDFGADSCVLGPKDAVVTNGSANDSGSVKLVEDNGHVVTVTQPTNLWVNGDSPENSEGDKMEDVRESNTNSSGIKDEANRDSETIGGQKGLLSPENFEGDKMEDVRESNTNSSGIKDEANRDSETIGGQKGLLSDDDIEELIFGGSGTTKLIMNELEQNSAFSSPPGIEAYHDHPQTIDGEITMDSDEDTDSDEEADEVREPVGKQLFDSAAFAALLKAATGAELDGGRIALSSVDGSGLFSLENPAGSGFQFRTRRHAPPPDMVKRTLSEEEKKILEKIQHIRVKFLRLVQRLGQSPEDSIVESVLHRLDPDEGRRVSREFSLETAKSMAMQLEAEGKDDLNFSLNILVLGKTGVGKSATINSIFGEKRVEINAFAPATTRVNEIVGTVDGVKIRIIDTPGLRSSVKEEATNRKILASVKKLINKFPPDVVLYVDRLDTHDRDRNDLLLLSSLSRTLTSSIWKNAIVTLTHATSPPPDGPSGSSLAFEVYVAQRSHVIQQAISQAVGDSYLMHPSMKHPVSLVENHSLCQKNENGENVLPNGQSWRPQLLLLCYSLKVLSEASSISKPQDLIDHKKPFGLRLRSLPLPHLVSSLLHSRPHLKLPTDLGDEDIDSDMDLVDLPDSDAEDEDEYDQLPPFKPLRKSQVQKLSKEQKKAYFEEYDYRVKLLLKKQWRDNLKRLKEIKKRGKDCSNDIGEDVDQEDEGPAPVPVPLPDFVLPQSFDSDNPSYRYRALEPASQFLVRPVLDAQGWDHDCGYDGVNIESNLAIAGQFPGAFTVQITKDKKDFNIQLDSSICAKHGENGSTMVGFDIQTIGRQLAYILRSETKLKKFKMNKSSAGISVTLLGENVVTGFKIEDQIAVGKRLALVGNAGTVRSGNDTAYGANFEVRLKSKDFPIEQDQSTLGLSLMKWRGDLGLMAHLQSQFSIGRNSKMAVHVGMNNKRSGQISIKTSSSELQAALIGIVPIAVSILQSIYPGSNAGCTNILDH, encoded by the exons ATGGCCTCAAAGATCCACGTCCCTGTTTCCACAACACAAGGAACCCCACCTTCACTACCATCACCTACAGGTTTTCTCCCTATCCGAGCTCCTATAACTGTTGATGATTTTCAATCAGATGGTTATAAAACTGACACCTCTGATAGCGACATTGGTAGTAGTCGTAGTGGTACTGGTAGTAATATTGATAATGGGTTTGTGAGTGGTGAAGAAGAGTTTGATTCTGCATCCGAGAGGCCTTTTTTGGGCGACCCAGATGAGGAAAACAGTGAAGAGGATGATTTTGGTGGCATGTATCGGGTTTCTAGGCCTTTTGTGGCTGACCCAGATGAAGAAATTTCAGTTCTTGAGGaggtagaggaggaggagagtggTGTAACTGATGAATTTATCCCTGTTGTTGGGTTGGACAGTGCGAATTCGAATGGAATTAGGCCTATTGCTCAGTTGTCAATGGATGATGATGAATTTGATAAGGTGACTGGTGATGAGGGAATGGTGAGTGAAGTGGACGATGGAAGCTTTTCAGGTGTTGTCAAAGTTCCTAGTTTTGGGGCTCAAGAGATTGTGGATGTTGCACCTCTAGTTAAGGTGCTGGATattgaagaagataaagaagATGGGTTATTGGTTCAGAGTAATTCTTCTTCTGATGACAACAAATCTAGGCTGTCAACGGAGAGGGATTTTGGAGCTGATAGTTGTGTTTTGGGTCCTAAAGATGCGGTTGTGACAAATGGTTCTGCTAATGACTCTGGTTCGGTGAAATTGGTCGAGGACAATGGTCATGTTGTAACAGTTACTCAGCCCACGAACTTGTGGGTGAATGGTGATTCTCCTGAAAACTCCGAAGGTGATAAAATGGAAGATGTGCGAGAAAGCAATACAAATTCCTCTGGTATCAAAGATGAAGCAAACCGTGATTCAGAAACAATAGGAGGACAAAAAGGCTTACTTTCTCCTGAAAACTTCGAAG GTGATAAAATGGAAGATGTGCGAGAAAGCAATACAAATTCCTCTGGTATCAAAGATGAAGCAAACCGTGATTCAGAAACAATAGGAGGACAAAAAGGCTTACTTTCTGATGATGACATTGAAGAGTTAATTTTTGGTGGCTCTGGAACAACCAAGCTCATCATGAATGAATTAGAGCAAAATTCAGCCTTCTCTTCCCCCCCAGGTATTGAAGCTTATCATGATCATCCGCAGACGATAGATGGAGAGATTACTATGGACTCAGATGAAGATACAGACTCAGATGAAGAAGCAGACGAAGTTAGAGAGCCAGTAGGAAAACAGTTATTTGATTCTGCTGCATTTGCTGCTCTTTTAAAAGCAGCAACTGGTGCTGAATTGGATGGAGGCAGAATAGCACTAAGCTCTGTTGATGGTTCTGGAttattttctcttgaaaatcCTGCTGGTTCAGGTTTCCAGTTTCGCACAAGGAGACATGCTCCCCCACCAGATATGGTAAAGCGTACTTTaagtgaagaagaaaagaagattttagAGAAGATACAGCACATAAGGGTGAAGTTCTTGAGGCTTGTCCAGCGACTAGGACAGTCTCCTGAAGATTCTATAGTTGAATCAGTGCTACATCGGCTGGACCCAGATGAAGGGAGACGTGTTAGTCGAGAGTTTAGCCTTGAAACTGCTAAGAGTATGGCCATGCAGCTTGAAGCAGAGGGCAAAGATGATTTAAACTTCTCTTTGAACATTTTGGTTCTCGGGAAAACTGGAGTGGGGAAGAGTGCCACCATTAATTCTATTTTTGGTGAGAAGAGAGTTGAGATCAATGCGTTTGCACCTGCCACAACTAGGGTTAATGAGATTGTTGGAACAGTTGATGGAGTTAAAATCAGAATCATCGACACACCAGGTCTCAGGTCCTCTGTAAAGGAAGAGGCTACCAACCGGAAAATACTAGCATCTGTAAAAAAGCTGATTAACAAGTTTCCTCCAGATGTTGTCCTCTATGTTGACCGGTTAGACACCCATGATAGAGATCGCAATGATTTGCTGTTGTTAAGTTCGCTTTCCAGAACTCTAACTTCATCAATATGGAAAAATGCAATTGTCACTCTGACGCATGCCACTTCTCCTCCTCCTGATGGACCATCTGGGTCATCCCTAGCTTTTGAGGTGTATGTTGCTCAACGATCTCATGTTATCCAGCAAGCAATCAGCCAAGCAGTTGGTGATTCGTACCTGATGCATCCGAGTATGAAGCATCCGGTGTCTCTTGTTGAGAATCATTCTTTGTGCCAGAAGAACGAGAACGGAGAAAATGTCCTCCCAAATGGACAAAGCTGGAGACCCCAATTATTACTGCTGTGTTACTCACTGAAGGTTTTGTCTGAAGCAAGTTCTATATCCAAGCCTCAAGATCTTATTGACCACAAGAAGCCTTTTGGTTTACGGCTCCGCTCTTTACCTCTACCCCACCTCGTGTCTTCTCTGTTGCATTCTCGCCCTCATCTAAAACTCCCTACTGATCTGGGTGATGAGGACATTGATTCAGACATGGACTTGGTTGACCTCCCTGATTCGGATGCAGAAGATGAGGATGAATATGACCAGCTTCCACCATTCAAGCCTTTGAGGAAATCTCAGGTTCAGAAGCTCAGCAAAGAGCAAAAGAAAGCTTATTTTGAGGAGTATGATTATCGGGTGAAACTCCTTCTAAAGAAGCAGTGGAGAGACAATTTGAAAAGGCTGAAGGAGATAAAGAAGAGAGGCAAAGATTGCAGTAATGACATTGGGGAAGATGTGGACCAGGAAGATGAAGGTCCAGCACCAGTGCCTGTGCCTCTGCCTGACTTTGTCCTCCCACAATCGTTTGACAGTGACAATCCTTCATACAGGTACCGAGCTTTGGAGCCTGCATCACAGTTTCTTGTCAGGCCAGTTTTGGATGCCCAGGGCTGGGATCATGATTGCGGATATGATGGTGTTAACATCGAAAGTAATCTTGCTATTGCTGGTCAGTTTCCTGGTGCATTTACGGTTCAAATCACAAAAGATAAGAAAGACTTCAATATCCAATTAGATTCTTCAATTTGCGCTAAGCATGGAGAAAATGGATCAACTATGGTGGGATTCGACATCCAGACTATTGGAAGGCAGCTTGCTTATATCTTGCGAAGTGAGACCAAACTCAAAAAGTTTAAGATGAACAAATCATCAGCCGGGATATCTGTTACTCTACTAGGTGAAAATGTAGTCACTGGATTCAAGATTGAGGATCAGATTGCAGTTGGAAAGCGCTTGGCTTTGGTGGGAAATGCTGGCACTGTGAGATCAGGTAACGATACTGCCTATGGAGCCAACTTTGAAGTGCGGCTCAAGAGTAAAGATTTTCCTATAGAGCAGGACCAATCCACATTAGGTCTGTCCTTGATGAAGTGGAGGGGTGATTTAGGTCTGATGGCCCATTTACAGTCTCAATTCTCCATTGGTCGGAATTCCAAAATGGCTGTCCATGTTGGAATGAACAATAAGCGAAGTGGCCAGATCTCCATCAAGACGAGCAGCTCGGAACTGCAAGCTGCACTTATTGGTATTGTGCCAATTGCAGTGTCCATCCTTCAGAGTATTTATCCTGGTTCTAATGCAGGATGCACAAATATACTAGATCATTGA